A single Triticum dicoccoides isolate Atlit2015 ecotype Zavitan chromosome 2A, WEW_v2.0, whole genome shotgun sequence DNA region contains:
- the LOC119355450 gene encoding protein DCL homolog, chloroplastic-like produces MALAAAVAVPFLLHARLGPRFVPALSPRRLLSCSTTAYEPPHSARPPASKQAEPVSQVPWRAAEAEILSHVEPIVQLIKDILHSDRYADGECLGPADEIVVAEKILAYHPRAEDKIGCGLDGIMVDRHPQFRKSRCLFVVRTDGVWIDFSYQKCLREYIRRKYPSHGERFIREHFKRT; encoded by the coding sequence ATGGCtctggccgccgccgtcgccgtaccGTTCCTCCTCCACGCCCGCCTGGGACCGCGCTTCGTGCCGGCGCTGTCCCCCCGCCGCCTGCTGTCCTGCTCCACAACCGCCTATGAGCCCCCTCACTCCGCGCGGCCGCCGGCGTCGAAGCAGGCCGAGCCCGTGTCCCAGGTGCCGTGGAGGGCCGCAGAGGCCGAGATCCTCAGCCACGTCGAACCCATCGTGCAGCTCATCAAGGACATCCTCCATTCGGACAGATACGCAGACGGCGAATGCCTTGGTCCCGCCGACGAAATCGTCGTTGCGGAAAAGATCCTTGCCTACCATCCACGCGCTGAAGATAAGATTGGCTGTGGGCTTGACGGTATCATGGTCGATAGGCACCCGCAGTTCAGGAAGTCGAGATGCCTCTTCGTAGTTCGCACGGACGGCGTCTGGATCGATTTCTCGTACCAGAAGTGCCTCCGTGAGTACATCCGGAGAAAGTATCCATCGCATGGGGAGCGATTTATACGAGAACATTTCAAGCGAACCTGA